TGTGAAAGAAAACAAGTTCTATGTGTTTATTGCCTTGTTTCTTGTAATAGTTATTATTTCAGCTGTTATTTTTAGCACCAGGGAGATTAAACCAGCTCGTGTACCTGATAGTTTTTTGGATAACGGCTGGGTTGAGAATCTTGATGAACGAGAAACCGCTTCTGATTTGTTTGGTTTGGAGAAATGGTGCAGCTTAACATACAAAATAGGTGGTGCTTATCCTGCTAATCTCACTGTTGCAACTTTTAAACCTCTTATTATGATGGATGAAAAGGGTCTACTGGCTAAGGCGGAGGAAACAATCCATGGTGCTTCGCAACAAGGCATAGTTGTTGATAATAGCACAAAAGCTAACGGGTCGCGTATTCTTGTTAACGGCCATAAAACATATTATATTACCTTTGATGGGAGCGATACCTCTAAGACACCTTATGAGAAGATAAAGGTTGTTGCTGAGGTTTGGAACTGTGGCACCTCTGGTACATCAGTTATCTGCATCGGTGTCGCCCAGATTACAGACTATGCTCATAATGTTACTGGTTTTAATACAAGTAGTTGGAGAAAAATTGTTAATGACAAAAATGGTTTGTTAGGTTTTGTTGGAAACGATGGTCTTATCTATAATATAGTGTGTCATTGATCAGCTAACTCAACTTTTTTAAGGTCTTTCTCTATCGGGCATATTACTGGGTCGTAAACGTTTTTTATAGCATAGGTTTTTCCGTTTTGTAAAGCCGGGTTGTTACATAGCTCAATGTTGCTGCAGCCTATGTTTCTGCATAATGTTTTTTTCTCTATTTTTATAGTGTTTCCTTCTAAAAGGTTTTTTTCTATTGCTACTATAAGTGGCATTTCTATGACTTCTACAACCGCTGTGTTCCCCTCATGTATACTGCAACTATGTTTTTTGTCTCTTATTTTTGTTATTTTGTATTTTCTACCAGGTTTTAGGTTGAAGCATACGGTTTTTAGTTTGCAGTTTCTGCAGTCGTTGTTTGGTCCAATGTATATGAACTCGTTGTCTTCTCTAGCGATTTTTTCTCCTACGAGTGTTACAAGTGGCATATTTATATTACACCAGTTGTTTTTGCTAGTTTTTTAGCTGCTTCTTTTGTCAGACCTGTTTCTCCAAGGATTGTGTATCTCTCTGGTCTTATTTCTTGTGCGCGTGTCAGTGCTTCTATTATTTTTTTCTTTGGTATACCTAATTCTGCTGATGTTGTTGGTGCCCCTATTGTTTTTAGTGCGTCTCTTATTTTTTCCCAGTCTCCGCCATGAAGGTAGACCATCATTATTGCTCCTACGCCGCATTGTTCGCCGTGCATTGGCGCTTGTTTTTTATTTCCTTTTAAGAATATGCTTGGTCTTAGGTGGTCTAGCATATGTGAGAACATGTGTTCTGCTCCTGATGCGGGTCTTGTGCTACCTGCTACGCTCATCGCTACCCCTGATACTATCATTGCTTTTACTGCTGTCCATACTGATTCTTCTGTTCTGGTTTTGATTTCGTCAGCCTTTTCTATTAGCATTTGTGCTGAGGTTTTTGCTAGTACCGCTGCTTCGCTGCTGAACTCTTCGTATTTTAGTTTGTATGCTAGCTCCCAGTCCATTACAGCTGGGATATTTGATATCACGTCTGCGCACCCAGATGCCAGCATACGGTATGGTGCCTTATTTATAATATATGTGTCTGCTAGTATAGCAATTGGTGACACAGCTGTTTTTGATACACTACCTTTTCTATGTTTTAATGATGCACGTGGGGATGCGATACCATCATGTGATGCACAAGTGGGTATACTTACGAATGGTTTCTTTAGGTCAAAGGCGGCGAGTTTTGTTATATCAATAACACTACCTCCCCCAACACCTAGTAAAAGATTTATATCGTTTTTATTTGCGAATTTAATGACAGCATTAACCCCATCAACAGTTGCAGCAGAAACAATTTTTTGTTTAAC
The nucleotide sequence above comes from Candidatus Thermoplasmatota archaeon. Encoded proteins:
- a CDS encoding NAD(P)-dependent glycerol-1-phosphate dehydrogenase, producing MERFTKSKRMVFPREVILGHKTTSQVAELCDRIGMGDNILIVCDKKTKKISGDEINRILSKADYNVKQKIVSAATVDGVNAVIKFANKNDINLLLGVGGGSVIDITKLAAFDLKKPFVSIPTCASHDGIASPRASLKHRKGSVSKTAVSPIAILADTYIINKAPYRMLASGCADVISNIPAVMDWELAYKLKYEEFSSEAAVLAKTSAQMLIEKADEIKTRTEESVWTAVKAMIVSGVAMSVAGSTRPASGAEHMFSHMLDHLRPSIFLKGNKKQAPMHGEQCGVGAIMMVYLHGGDWEKIRDALKTIGAPTTSAELGIPKKKIIEALTRAQEIRPERYTILGETGLTKEAAKKLAKTTGVI
- a CDS encoding UPF0179 family protein, with the protein product MPLVTLVGEKIAREDNEFIYIGPNNDCRNCKLKTVCFNLKPGRKYKITKIRDKKHSCSIHEGNTAVVEVIEMPLIVAIEKNLLEGNTIKIEKKTLCRNIGCSNIELCNNPALQNGKTYAIKNVYDPVICPIEKDLKKVELADQ